A genome region from Mastacembelus armatus chromosome 8, fMasArm1.2, whole genome shotgun sequence includes the following:
- the timp2b gene encoding metalloproteinase inhibitor 2b, with the protein MTWAVNSCFVTLAILCLWRVEVGEACSCSPAHPQQAFCSADVVIRAKVVGVQNVEVGNNIYGYPITQTKYDIKQIKMFKGPNQDFDAIYTPSSSATCGVTLETNGKEYLITGRLNDDGKIHVTLCQFGMPWEALSETQKKNLIQRYEMGCECKITRCTSLPCMISGPAECLWTDWVIEKTVDGEQAKHFACVKRSDDSCAWYRGAAPPKKDFLDIEDP; encoded by the exons ATGACCTGGGCGGTGAACAGCTGTTTTGTCACTCTGGCCATCCTGTGTTTGTGGCGAGTAGAAGTAGGGGAAGCCTGCAGCTGCTCTCCAGCGCATCCTCAGCAGGCGTTTTGCAGCGCAGACGTCG TGATCAGGGCAAAGGTAGTTGGAGTACAGAATGTTGAAGTTGGTAACAACATCTATGGATACCCTATCACACAGACGAAGTATGACATCAAACAAATCAAG aTGTTCAAAGGTCCTAACCAGGATTTTGATGCCATTTACACTCCTTCATCATCTGCAACATGTGGAGTGACTCTCGAGACTAATGGCAAAGAGTATCTTATCACAG GCAGACTGAACGATGACGGGAAGATACATGTCACGCTGTGCCAATTCGGCATGCCATGGGAGGCCCTGAGTGAAACCCAGAAGAAGAACCTTATTCAGCGCTATGAAATGGGCTGTGAATGCAAG ATCACTCGCTGCACATCTCTTCCATGCATGATTAGCGGCCCAGCTGAGTGCCTGTGGACAGACTGGGTGATTGAGAAGACAGTTGATGGAGAGCAAGCCAAACATTTTGCTTGTGTTAAGAGAAGTGATGATTCCTGTGCGTGGTACAGAGGGGCTGCACCTCCCAAAAAGGATTTCCTGGACATCGAAGACCCTTAG